A window of the Bradyrhizobium diazoefficiens genome harbors these coding sequences:
- a CDS encoding flavin monoamine oxidase family protein codes for MSDTSEHIVIVGAGAASLMAARALARAGKRVTILEARDRCGGRIHPLPASEFGYAADGGAEFVHGEAPVTRGLAREAGLSVRTIGGTQWSFDGKAFSRESPRDAYHEKLHAAVKELTDDLTVADFLRRHFAGPEYARLRHAVERMVEGYDAADPERASTLALRDEWMNDGHATQGRIDGGYGRLIDFLAAECRKSGAAIHLGAVVVAIEESGGKVVVRCAGGEEQICDRVILTVPLPLLREIALPAAARTKAAAADDIGFGSVIKLLLRFKRPWWREREELADMLFLLSDETIPVWWTRQDQHHVLTGWFGGPRTAELSHLDPQGLIDAGLDSLAAIFNRPREDIARGLVAAAAANWAHDPFARGAYSWATPQTRAAQEILARADGSVLFSGEALYRGRDMGTVEAALASGVETAGLILQG; via the coding sequence ATGTCGGACACGTCAGAGCATATCGTCATCGTCGGCGCGGGCGCGGCCAGCCTGATGGCGGCTCGCGCGCTTGCGCGGGCGGGCAAACGCGTCACGATTCTGGAAGCGCGCGACCGCTGCGGCGGGCGCATCCATCCGCTGCCGGCCTCGGAGTTCGGCTATGCCGCCGATGGCGGCGCCGAGTTCGTTCATGGCGAAGCGCCGGTCACGCGCGGTCTCGCGCGCGAGGCCGGGCTGTCGGTGCGGACGATCGGAGGCACGCAGTGGAGCTTTGACGGCAAGGCGTTCTCGCGGGAGAGCCCGCGCGATGCCTATCACGAAAAGCTTCATGCCGCAGTGAAGGAGCTGACGGACGATCTCACCGTCGCCGATTTCCTGCGCCGGCATTTCGCCGGGCCGGAATATGCGCGCTTGCGGCACGCCGTCGAACGCATGGTGGAGGGCTATGATGCGGCCGACCCCGAGCGCGCCTCGACGCTGGCGCTGCGCGACGAGTGGATGAATGACGGACACGCGACGCAGGGCCGTATCGACGGTGGCTATGGCAGGCTGATCGATTTTTTGGCGGCTGAATGTCGCAAATCTGGTGCTGCCATTCACCTGGGTGCCGTGGTCGTGGCGATCGAGGAGAGCGGCGGCAAGGTTGTTGTCCGTTGCGCCGGCGGCGAGGAACAAATCTGCGATCGCGTGATCCTGACCGTGCCGCTGCCGCTATTGCGCGAGATCGCGCTGCCTGCAGCCGCACGCACGAAGGCGGCCGCCGCCGACGATATCGGCTTCGGCAGCGTCATCAAACTCCTGCTGCGCTTCAAGCGGCCATGGTGGCGCGAACGGGAAGAGCTTGCGGACATGCTCTTCTTGTTGTCGGACGAGACCATTCCCGTGTGGTGGACACGGCAGGATCAGCATCACGTGCTTACCGGATGGTTCGGCGGTCCGCGGACAGCCGAGCTGTCGCACCTTGACCCACAGGGGCTGATCGACGCCGGGCTCGATTCACTCGCTGCAATCTTCAACCGGCCGCGCGAGGACATCGCGCGGGGCCTCGTTGCGGCCGCGGCCGCCAACTGGGCGCACGATCCATTCGCCCGCGGCGCCTATTCGTGGGCGACGCCGCAGACGCGGGCGGCGCAGGAGATCCTCGCGCGCGCCGATGGCTCCGTGCTGTTCTCCGGCGAGGCGCTCTATCGTGGCCGCGACATGGGAACAGTCGAGGCTGCACTTGCGAGCGGCGTGGAGACGGCTGGCCTCATCTTGCAGGGTTGA
- a CDS encoding DUF3088 domain-containing protein — MTRDRLFLVRPDFEDPAYPGRRFYCWHCALIEGLLASFPALAERLDVERVAWPKPRQAVIALVGEENQWLPLLVLADGATSPHQTGSYQGRAIIADKDAILAALSERHGFPHPHP; from the coding sequence ATGACGCGCGACCGCCTGTTTCTGGTACGCCCCGATTTCGAGGATCCGGCCTATCCGGGCCGGCGCTTCTATTGCTGGCATTGCGCGCTGATCGAAGGCCTGCTCGCCTCGTTTCCTGCGCTGGCCGAGAGGCTCGACGTCGAGCGCGTCGCTTGGCCGAAGCCGCGGCAGGCCGTGATCGCGCTGGTCGGCGAGGAGAACCAGTGGCTGCCGCTGCTCGTGCTGGCGGATGGGGCGACTTCGCCGCACCAGACCGGCAGCTATCAGGGGCGCGCCATCATCGCCGACAAGGACGCCATCCTCGCCGCGCTGTCCGAGCGCCACGGCTTTCCCCATCCGCATCCATGA
- a CDS encoding tetratricopeptide repeat protein, whose translation MALEDRYGLPVSASSHEAANAYREGVDFMLAGWTGAAETLERAIAADPDFALAHIARARVHAFYQQGDLARQKAALARELVARRGTERERSHVETLALAIEGRGPDAIAAMFKHIESWPRDAMVLSLPLGAFGLFAFSGMADHDRARHELCERVAHHYGEDWWFLTMSGWAMTENGDVGRGRAVTERGFNLRRANAHAAHAVLHAMFEDGSIEAADRLVDEWIPTYDRAGILHGHILWHQALGALEHGDAARALTIYADVLQPSATQAPPLNIITDSASLLWRLSAYGHGVPKALWVEADSTAQKLFPKSGLPFADVHMALFAAATQNRDALAARLAVIEQRLADGKLPAGPVVPAICRALVAFADENYAGCVGEFAPVLTEVVRIGGSRAQRELIEDTFLVALMRSGELPRARSLLDVRLHRRPSLRDRRWQAAMA comes from the coding sequence ATGGCGCTTGAAGACCGCTACGGACTACCAGTCTCTGCCTCCTCGCACGAGGCAGCAAACGCCTATCGCGAAGGCGTCGATTTCATGCTTGCCGGCTGGACCGGCGCGGCGGAGACGCTGGAACGCGCCATTGCAGCCGATCCGGATTTCGCGCTGGCCCACATCGCCCGCGCCCGGGTGCATGCGTTCTACCAGCAGGGCGATCTTGCGCGGCAGAAAGCGGCACTGGCGCGCGAGCTTGTCGCCAGGCGCGGCACGGAGCGCGAGCGCTCGCATGTCGAGACGCTGGCGCTCGCGATCGAGGGGCGCGGGCCCGATGCGATCGCGGCAATGTTCAAGCACATCGAGAGCTGGCCGCGCGATGCCATGGTGCTATCGCTGCCACTCGGCGCGTTCGGCCTGTTCGCCTTCTCCGGCATGGCCGATCACGACCGCGCGCGGCATGAGCTGTGCGAACGCGTCGCGCATCATTATGGCGAGGACTGGTGGTTCCTGACCATGTCCGGCTGGGCGATGACCGAGAACGGCGACGTCGGCCGCGGCCGCGCCGTCACCGAGCGTGGCTTCAATCTGCGCCGGGCCAACGCCCACGCCGCACACGCGGTGCTGCATGCGATGTTCGAGGACGGCTCGATCGAGGCAGCCGACCGTCTCGTCGACGAGTGGATTCCGACTTACGACCGCGCCGGCATCCTGCACGGCCATATCCTCTGGCATCAGGCGCTCGGCGCGCTGGAGCACGGCGATGCGGCCCGCGCGCTCACAATCTATGCCGACGTGCTGCAGCCCTCCGCCACGCAAGCGCCGCCGCTCAATATCATCACCGACAGCGCCTCGCTGCTCTGGCGCCTATCGGCCTACGGCCACGGCGTGCCGAAGGCACTCTGGGTCGAGGCCGACAGCACGGCGCAAAAACTATTCCCGAAATCGGGCCTGCCCTTTGCCGACGTTCATATGGCGCTGTTTGCGGCCGCGACGCAAAATCGCGACGCATTGGCCGCGCGTCTTGCCGTGATCGAGCAGCGGCTCGCTGACGGCAAGCTGCCGGCCGGCCCGGTGGTGCCGGCGATCTGCCGCGCGCTTGTCGCCTTCGCGGATGAGAATTACGCCGGCTGCGTGGGCGAGTTCGCGCCTGTCCTCACTGAGGTCGTGCGCATCGGCGGCAGCCGCGCCCAGCGCGAGCTGATCGAAGACACGTTCCTTGTTGCTCTGATGCGCAGCGGCGAGCTGCCACGCGCCCGCAGCCTGCTCGATGTCCGCCTGCACCGCCGCCCGTCCTTGCGCGATAGGCGCTGGCAGGCGGCGATGGCTTAG
- a CDS encoding VOC family protein, producing MADQRGRFVWYELLTTDMPSAAAFYADVVGWAVKDASSPELAYTLLTAGNAPVVGLMNLPEEGVRMGATPRWLGYVAVDDMDATIARIHPLGGAILVSPTDSNIGRIAVVADPQGATFALVTGLTYGQSQPGGTDKPGRVGWHELLAEDQRRIFPFYGELLGWKKPSAGTDPASVYELFSVAGQTIGGMLTKRPSVSQACWLHYFNVDDVGAAARRVNAGRGRVLQGPIELPDDCWIVRCVDPQGALFTLQGAWDRKAIERSSASEVSWSAKWGGIASQGRMVLPKTKR from the coding sequence TTGGCCGACCAGCGCGGACGCTTCGTTTGGTATGAGCTTCTGACGACGGACATGCCGTCAGCCGCTGCTTTTTACGCCGACGTCGTCGGCTGGGCTGTGAAGGATGCGTCGAGCCCCGAGCTGGCCTACACGTTGCTGACTGCAGGCAACGCGCCGGTCGTCGGTCTCATGAATCTCCCGGAAGAGGGAGTTCGCATGGGAGCAACGCCGAGATGGCTCGGCTACGTCGCCGTCGATGACATGGATGCGACGATCGCGCGGATCCACCCGCTTGGGGGCGCGATCCTGGTCTCGCCGACCGACAGCAACATCGGCCGCATTGCAGTGGTCGCCGATCCGCAAGGGGCGACATTCGCGCTGGTCACGGGCCTGACATATGGCCAATCGCAACCGGGCGGAACCGACAAGCCCGGGCGCGTGGGCTGGCACGAGCTGCTGGCCGAAGACCAACGCAGGATCTTTCCGTTTTATGGCGAGCTTCTTGGTTGGAAAAAGCCGTCCGCTGGAACCGATCCGGCAAGCGTCTACGAATTGTTTTCCGTGGCCGGGCAGACGATCGGCGGCATGCTCACCAAGCGTCCGAGCGTATCGCAGGCCTGCTGGCTGCATTACTTCAATGTCGACGATGTCGGCGCGGCGGCCAGACGGGTCAATGCCGGCAGAGGGCGGGTTCTCCAGGGACCGATCGAGCTGCCCGACGATTGCTGGATCGTGCGATGTGTCGATCCCCAAGGCGCCCTGTTTACGCTGCAGGGGGCGTGGGACCGGAAGGCCATCGAGCGATCCTCCGCCTCGGAGGTCAGCTGGTCCGCCAAATGGGGCGGCATTGCTTCACAGGGCAGAATGGTGCTTCCGAAGACAAAGCGGTGA
- a CDS encoding RibD family protein — translation MKPYVICLMHASLDGRTHPSRWRPKGAGTDWFEKIHDELGGDAWVIGRVTGSEFAKGKPYPEMPNEKFPRENWFARRDAKTYGVVLDAHGKIGWGRSDIGGDPIVVVLTESVPDSHLAGLRGEGVSYIFAGKSEIDLVLAVEILNRELGVKRLLVEGGGVANGAFLRAGLIDEFNLILSPAIDGARGAPFVFDSTEADHDKRAPLTAMTLESTRQLGGGVLLLRYLIQNGAAGQ, via the coding sequence ATGAAACCTTATGTCATCTGCCTGATGCACGCGAGCCTCGACGGCCGCACGCATCCGAGCCGCTGGCGTCCGAAGGGTGCCGGCACCGACTGGTTCGAGAAAATCCATGACGAGCTCGGCGGCGACGCCTGGGTGATCGGCCGCGTCACCGGCTCCGAGTTCGCCAAGGGCAAGCCCTATCCCGAGATGCCGAACGAAAAATTCCCACGCGAAAACTGGTTCGCGCGGCGCGACGCGAAAACCTACGGCGTGGTGCTCGACGCGCACGGCAAGATCGGATGGGGCCGCTCCGACATCGGCGGCGATCCGATCGTCGTGGTGCTGACCGAGAGCGTGCCGGACTCGCATCTCGCCGGCCTGCGCGGCGAGGGCGTCTCCTATATCTTCGCCGGTAAGTCCGAGATCGACCTCGTATTGGCGGTCGAGATCCTCAATCGCGAGCTTGGCGTCAAGCGCCTGCTGGTGGAGGGCGGCGGCGTCGCCAATGGCGCGTTCCTGCGCGCCGGCCTGATCGACGAATTCAACCTGATCCTCAGCCCGGCGATCGACGGCGCCAGGGGCGCGCCCTTCGTGTTCGATTCGACCGAGGCGGACCACGACAAGCGCGCGCCGCTCACTGCGATGACGCTGGAGAGCACGCGGCAGCTCGGCGGTGGCGTGCTGTTGCTGCGCTACTTGATCCAGAACGGCGCCGCGGGCCAATAA
- a CDS encoding aldo/keto reductase yields MQYRKLGRSGLKVSPICLGTMMFGGPTDEAASTRIIAKAHDAGINFIDTADAYSKGGSEEVVGRAIGNNRHAWVLATKLANPMNSDTRNDPNRVGLSRRWVLQAADESLKRLGTDHIDIYYLHKEDPATPLEETVRAMGDLIRAGKIRYFGVSNYRAWRVAEICNICDRLGIDRPVASQPYYNAMNRMPEVEHFPACAYYGLGIVPYSPLARGVLTGKYKPDAAPDKETRAGRNDTRMMQTEWRPESLQLAQEIKAHAEKNGITAGQFAVAWVLNSAFVSSIVAGPRTEEQWDGYISALDYRFTADDEALIDRLVVPGHPSTPGYNDPAYPIEGRRARTT; encoded by the coding sequence ATGCAATACCGCAAACTTGGCCGCTCTGGCCTGAAGGTGTCGCCGATCTGTCTGGGCACCATGATGTTCGGCGGGCCGACGGATGAGGCGGCATCAACGCGGATCATCGCCAAGGCGCATGACGCCGGCATCAACTTCATCGACACCGCGGACGCCTATTCGAAGGGCGGCTCCGAGGAGGTCGTGGGACGCGCGATCGGCAACAACCGTCACGCCTGGGTGCTCGCGACCAAGCTCGCCAATCCCATGAACAGCGATACGCGCAACGATCCCAATCGCGTCGGGCTGTCGCGGCGCTGGGTGTTGCAGGCGGCCGACGAGAGCCTGAAGCGGCTCGGCACCGACCACATCGACATCTACTATCTGCACAAGGAAGACCCTGCGACGCCGCTGGAAGAAACGGTGCGCGCGATGGGCGATCTGATCCGCGCCGGCAAGATCCGCTATTTCGGCGTCTCCAACTATCGCGCCTGGCGCGTCGCCGAGATCTGCAACATCTGCGACCGGCTCGGCATCGACCGTCCGGTGGCGAGCCAGCCCTATTACAACGCGATGAACCGGATGCCCGAGGTCGAGCACTTTCCGGCCTGCGCCTATTACGGCCTCGGCATCGTGCCCTATAGTCCGCTGGCGCGCGGCGTGCTCACCGGCAAATACAAGCCCGATGCGGCTCCGGACAAGGAAACGCGCGCCGGCCGCAACGACACCCGCATGATGCAGACCGAATGGCGGCCGGAATCGCTTCAGCTCGCGCAGGAGATCAAGGCCCACGCCGAGAAGAACGGCATCACCGCCGGCCAGTTCGCGGTGGCCTGGGTGCTCAACTCCGCCTTCGTCTCGTCGATCGTCGCAGGCCCGCGCACCGAGGAGCAGTGGGACGGTTATATAAGCGCGCTCGACTATCGCTTCACCGCGGATGACGAGGCGCTGATCGACCGGCTGGTCGTGCCGGGCCATCCGTCGACGCCGGGCTACAACGACCCTGCCTATCCGATCGAGGGACGCCGCGCGCGGACGACCTGA
- a CDS encoding cysteine hydrolase family protein: protein MPHPLPALIVVDVQRAFDEWEAAGKRRNNPDAVARIVDLLAAFRASGAPIFHIRHEGTKPNSTFLPSRTGYAVKDEARERNGEPVIVKRVNSAFIGTDLETRLRASDFATLVICGATTNHCVETTTRMAGNLGFDAALVRDATWTFDRVGPDGDTHSAESIHAMTLSNLNSEFARIVTTNEVITALVAVRQ, encoded by the coding sequence ATGCCCCATCCCCTCCCCGCCCTCATCGTCGTCGACGTCCAGCGCGCATTCGACGAATGGGAGGCGGCGGGCAAGCGGCGCAACAATCCGGACGCGGTGGCGCGCATCGTCGATCTGCTCGCGGCGTTCCGGGCGAGCGGCGCGCCGATCTTCCACATCCGCCACGAAGGCACCAAGCCGAACTCGACGTTCCTGCCGTCGCGCACCGGTTACGCCGTCAAGGACGAGGCGCGCGAACGGAACGGCGAGCCCGTGATCGTCAAGCGCGTCAACAGCGCCTTCATCGGCACCGACCTCGAGACGCGCCTGCGCGCGAGCGACTTCGCCACGCTCGTGATCTGCGGCGCGACTACCAATCATTGCGTGGAGACGACGACGCGCATGGCGGGCAATCTCGGCTTCGACGCCGCCCTCGTGCGCGACGCGACCTGGACGTTCGATCGCGTCGGCCCCGACGGCGACACGCATTCGGCCGAATCCATTCACGCGATGACGCTGTCGAATCTAAACAGCGAATTTGCCCGCATCGTGACCACGAACGAGGTGATCACTGCGCTCGTAGCGGTGCGACAATAA
- a CDS encoding TAXI family TRAP transporter solute-binding subunit: MKRTIFGVATAFALAASAPCAHAQSFINVLTGGTSGVYYPLGVAIGKIYGDKIPNVKTQVQATKASVENLILLQQGRGELAFTLGDSLKAAWDGDEEAGFKTKLDKLRTIGAIYPNYIQIVATAESGIKTLADLKGKSLSVGAPKSGTELNSRAILAAAGMTYKDLGKVEYLPFAESVDLMKNRQLGATLQSAGLGVASLKDLSTSAAITVVAVPKETVDKIGRPFIAATIPANTYTGQDKDVPTAAVVNYLVTSSAVSDDLAYQMTKLVYESLPELANAHAAGKEIKLETAAAGSPIPLHPGAIRYYKEKGLIK; the protein is encoded by the coding sequence ATGAAACGGACGATTTTCGGCGTGGCCACGGCTTTTGCTCTGGCGGCGTCGGCACCTTGCGCGCATGCGCAATCCTTCATCAACGTGCTGACCGGCGGCACCTCCGGCGTCTACTATCCACTCGGGGTTGCGATCGGGAAGATCTACGGCGACAAGATTCCGAACGTGAAGACGCAGGTGCAGGCCACCAAGGCGTCGGTCGAAAATCTCATCCTGCTGCAGCAGGGGCGTGGCGAGCTGGCGTTCACGCTGGGTGATTCGCTGAAAGCCGCCTGGGACGGCGACGAGGAAGCCGGCTTCAAGACCAAGCTCGACAAGCTCAGGACCATCGGCGCGATCTATCCGAACTACATCCAGATCGTCGCAACCGCCGAGAGCGGCATCAAGACGCTCGCCGACCTCAAGGGCAAGAGCCTCTCGGTCGGCGCGCCAAAGTCGGGCACGGAGCTGAACTCGCGCGCGATCCTGGCGGCAGCCGGCATGACCTACAAGGATCTCGGCAAGGTCGAATATCTGCCGTTCGCCGAATCCGTCGACCTCATGAAGAACCGCCAGCTCGGGGCGACCTTGCAATCGGCCGGCCTTGGCGTCGCCTCGCTGAAGGATCTCTCGACCTCGGCCGCGATCACGGTGGTGGCCGTGCCGAAGGAGACCGTCGACAAGATCGGCCGACCCTTCATCGCGGCGACCATCCCGGCCAACACCTATACCGGCCAGGACAAGGACGTGCCGACCGCGGCCGTGGTCAACTATCTCGTCACCAGTTCAGCCGTGTCGGACGATCTCGCCTACCAGATGACCAAACTGGTCTATGAGTCGCTGCCCGAGCTCGCCAACGCGCACGCGGCGGGCAAGGAGATCAAGCTCGAGACGGCCGCCGCCGGCAGCCCGATCCCGCTGCATCCCGGCGCGATCCGCTATTACAAGGAAAAAGGGCTGATCAAGTAA
- a CDS encoding TRAP transporter permease: MLEQAEGSDAAPIKVEFDNFEHGFPEGFGPGWWGRLAYWIGIAFATFQLYVAAFNYLPSQVVRGVHVGFLVLLTFGLIANFTAKSNLGRALGWVIGGAGFFCGLYQWIFYADLIARDGDPTRLDLAVGTLLAVLIFEGTRRLMGAALPLMCGACLVYWFFGQYLPSPLNHRGYDFDQIVTHLSYGTEGFYGVPIYVSATYIFLFILFGSFLERAGMIRLFTDVSLGLFGRTRGGPAKVAVFASGMMGTISGSGVANVVTVGQFTIPLMIRFGYRRAFAAGVEATASMGGQIMPPVMGAVAFIMAETLGVQYSEIVKAAAIPAVLYFASAFWMVHLEAGKHGLVGMRRSEIPSAWRALVTRWYLVLPLAALVYMLFEGFTPLYAGSMGLALTVTLILGASITAGASSMVIRTIFWVGLALVVAALSRDGLQIVPVASVVVGLMVITAFIRGGLKALRECRDALAESAKSAITVGMACAIVGVIIGMMSQTGVGTIFGGWVIGLGEKSLFLALIMTMLLSILLGTGIPTIPTYIITAALAAPALAKLGVPLIASHMFAFYYGIMADLSPPVALAALAAAPIAKENPDKIGWEAMRIALAGYVIPFIFVYSPALMLQAGDPVAAKLGFYGAVALASFKALVAIALFGTVAIGFLFTRLTLLERVVALGAAMCLLGDFPFSDTAGFFLSAAIVLWQWRQRPPAAVEAV; the protein is encoded by the coding sequence ATGCTGGAACAGGCAGAGGGCAGCGACGCGGCGCCCATCAAGGTTGAGTTCGACAATTTCGAGCACGGTTTCCCGGAAGGCTTTGGCCCGGGCTGGTGGGGCAGGCTGGCCTACTGGATCGGCATCGCCTTTGCGACCTTCCAGCTCTATGTCGCGGCCTTCAACTATCTGCCGAGCCAGGTGGTGCGCGGCGTCCATGTTGGCTTCCTGGTCCTGCTCACGTTCGGCCTGATCGCCAACTTCACCGCGAAGAGCAATCTTGGCCGTGCGCTGGGTTGGGTGATCGGCGGCGCAGGTTTTTTCTGTGGCCTCTATCAATGGATCTTTTACGCGGACCTGATCGCGCGTGACGGCGATCCGACCAGGCTCGACCTCGCGGTCGGCACGCTGCTCGCGGTGCTGATCTTCGAGGGCACGCGGCGCCTGATGGGCGCGGCGCTGCCGCTGATGTGCGGCGCGTGCCTGGTCTACTGGTTCTTCGGACAATATCTGCCGTCGCCGCTGAACCATCGCGGCTATGATTTCGACCAGATCGTCACGCATCTCTCCTACGGCACCGAAGGCTTTTACGGCGTGCCGATCTACGTCTCGGCGACCTACATCTTCCTGTTCATCCTGTTCGGCTCGTTCCTGGAGCGCGCCGGCATGATCCGGCTCTTCACCGACGTCTCGCTTGGGTTATTCGGCAGGACCCGCGGCGGTCCGGCGAAGGTCGCGGTGTTTGCCTCGGGCATGATGGGCACGATCTCCGGCTCCGGCGTCGCCAACGTCGTCACCGTCGGCCAGTTCACGATTCCCCTGATGATCAGGTTCGGTTACCGCCGCGCGTTTGCGGCTGGCGTCGAGGCGACGGCCTCGATGGGCGGGCAGATCATGCCGCCGGTGATGGGCGCGGTCGCCTTCATCATGGCGGAGACGCTCGGCGTCCAGTACTCGGAGATCGTCAAGGCGGCCGCAATTCCGGCGGTGCTCTACTTCGCATCCGCCTTCTGGATGGTGCATCTGGAAGCCGGCAAGCACGGCCTCGTCGGCATGAGGCGCTCGGAAATCCCGAGCGCCTGGCGGGCGCTGGTGACGCGCTGGTACCTCGTGCTGCCGCTGGCGGCCCTCGTCTACATGCTGTTCGAGGGCTTTACCCCGCTCTATGCCGGCAGCATGGGCCTCGCGCTCACGGTGACGCTGATCCTCGGCGCCAGCATCACGGCCGGCGCCTCCTCGATGGTGATCCGCACCATCTTCTGGGTCGGGCTTGCGCTGGTCGTTGCGGCGCTGTCGCGCGACGGCCTGCAGATCGTGCCGGTCGCCAGCGTTGTCGTCGGACTGATGGTGATCACCGCGTTCATCCGTGGCGGTCTCAAAGCCTTGCGTGAGTGCCGCGATGCCTTGGCCGAGAGTGCAAAATCCGCGATCACCGTCGGCATGGCCTGCGCCATCGTCGGCGTCATCATCGGCATGATGTCGCAGACCGGCGTCGGCACCATTTTTGGCGGCTGGGTGATCGGTCTTGGTGAGAAGAGCCTGTTCCTCGCGCTGATCATGACCATGCTGCTGTCGATCCTGCTCGGCACCGGCATTCCGACGATCCCGACCTACATCATCACCGCCGCGCTCGCGGCGCCTGCGCTGGCGAAGCTCGGCGTGCCCTTGATCGCGAGCCACATGTTCGCGTTCTATTACGGCATCATGGCCGACCTCTCGCCGCCGGTTGCGCTCGCAGCGCTGGCGGCAGCGCCGATCGCGAAGGAGAATCCGGACAAGATCGGCTGGGAGGCGATGCGCATTGCCCTCGCCGGCTACGTCATCCCCTTCATCTTCGTCTATTCGCCGGCGCTGATGCTGCAAGCCGGCGATCCCGTGGCGGCGAAGCTCGGTTTCTACGGTGCGGTCGCGCTCGCAAGCTTCAAGGCGCTGGTGGCGATCGCGCTGTTCGGCACGGTCGCGATCGGCTTCCTGTTCACGCGGCTGACACTGCTCGAACGCGTCGTCGCGCTCGGCGCCGCGATGTGCCTGCTCGGCGACTTCCCGTTCAGCGACACCGCGGGCTTCTTTCTCTCGGCCGCAATCGTGCTGTGGCAGTGGCGGCAGCGTCCGCCGGCAGCGGTCGAGGCGGTGTGA
- a CDS encoding PaaI family thioesterase has product MTSKTAVKLKSDGWTILETSGFMHLVGPLWERKVDGQYEFALATEDKHHNRRGMVQGGVMMTFADRTCGMTARYMSGKEYMATVQLDTHFVEAGQIGDILISRPRVVRSTRSLIFMSTEVSVDDRCVVMANGVFKILKGPVLNSQ; this is encoded by the coding sequence ATGACAAGCAAGACCGCCGTAAAGCTCAAATCAGACGGCTGGACCATCCTGGAGACCTCTGGCTTCATGCACCTCGTCGGCCCCTTGTGGGAGCGCAAGGTCGACGGCCAATACGAATTCGCACTCGCCACCGAAGACAAGCACCACAACCGCCGCGGCATGGTCCAGGGCGGCGTGATGATGACCTTCGCCGACCGCACCTGCGGCATGACCGCCCGCTACATGTCGGGCAAGGAATACATGGCGACGGTGCAGCTCGACACCCATTTCGTCGAGGCCGGCCAGATCGGCGACATCCTGATCTCCCGCCCCCGCGTGGTGCGCTCGACCCGCAGCCTGATCTTCATGAGCACCGAGGTGTCCGTCGACGACCGCTGTGTGGTGATGGCCAACGGCGTGTTCAAGATCTTGAAGGGGCCGGTGCTAAACTCGCAATGA
- a CDS encoding FABP family protein, with protein MLPLPADIFTEPEDVSPDSLANLGPLRRLAGAWRADKGIDINPKADGPERRTFIEHIRMDPIDPQANGPQLFYGLRYHIHINTPEEDITFHDQVGYWLWEPATGLILQTLAIPRGQVLLASGRAKPDDKKISVTAKRGDTAYGICSTDFLEQAFRTDSYRCDIAFNDDGSWSYQIETELFVRGAPFNHHDSNTLKLVAPPKLNPLAVIVNDRAGNDKPA; from the coding sequence ATGCTGCCCCTTCCCGCCGACATCTTCACCGAGCCCGAGGACGTCTCGCCCGACAGTCTCGCCAATCTCGGGCCGCTCCGCCGGCTCGCCGGCGCCTGGCGGGCGGACAAGGGCATCGATATCAATCCGAAGGCGGATGGGCCGGAGCGGCGGACCTTCATCGAGCATATCCGGATGGACCCGATCGATCCGCAGGCCAACGGACCGCAGCTATTCTATGGATTGCGCTATCACATCCACATCAACACGCCCGAGGAAGATATCACTTTCCACGACCAGGTCGGCTACTGGCTCTGGGAGCCTGCGACCGGACTGATTCTGCAGACGCTGGCGATTCCACGTGGGCAGGTGCTGCTGGCCTCCGGCCGGGCCAAGCCGGATGACAAGAAGATCTCCGTCACGGCGAAGCGCGGCGACACCGCTTACGGAATCTGCTCGACCGACTTCCTGGAACAAGCGTTCCGCACCGATAGTTACCGTTGCGACATCGCCTTCAACGACGACGGCAGCTGGAGTTATCAGATCGAGACGGAGTTGTTCGTCCGCGGTGCGCCGTTCAATCATCATGATAGCAACACGCTCAAGCTGGTCGCGCCGCCAAAACTCAATCCGCTCGCGGTGATCGTGAACGATCGCGCCGGAAACGATAAGCCGGCCTGA